From a single Paenibacillus sp. FSL W8-0426 genomic region:
- the cysT gene encoding sulfate ABC transporter permease subunit CysT — protein MNTVLRHKGWTWGFRSTVLLYFIVLIVLPIIGVYVNSFSEGWANFAESVMDPIAWKAVLLTIRLAVIATLINVVIGTMVAWVLTRYRFWGRSLLNSLVDLPFALPTAVGGLMIMLLLGPVSAIGKLAESLGFQIVFHQPAIVIAMTFVTFPFVIRAVQPLLEEIDPSEEEASYTMGASKARTFMQVILPSMLPGMISGGMLAFSRALAEFGAVVLVAGNIPGRTLTASVFIYGEIESDNPTGAAAVSVLLLTLSFLILWLINLVQMRGRRR, from the coding sequence ATGAATACCGTTCTTCGTCATAAAGGATGGACTTGGGGATTCCGCAGTACCGTATTGTTGTATTTCATAGTGTTGATCGTGCTTCCGATCATTGGCGTCTACGTGAACTCATTCTCTGAGGGATGGGCCAATTTTGCGGAAAGCGTGATGGACCCGATTGCCTGGAAAGCCGTGCTGTTGACTATACGGCTGGCGGTGATTGCTACGCTGATCAACGTGGTTATCGGCACGATGGTTGCCTGGGTGCTCACGCGTTACCGTTTCTGGGGCAGATCGCTGCTTAACAGTCTGGTGGACCTGCCTTTTGCACTCCCGACGGCGGTGGGCGGATTAATGATCATGCTGCTGCTCGGTCCGGTAAGCGCCATCGGCAAGTTGGCCGAATCGCTCGGGTTCCAAATCGTATTTCATCAGCCGGCCATCGTCATCGCGATGACGTTTGTGACCTTTCCTTTTGTCATCCGTGCGGTTCAGCCTTTGCTGGAGGAAATCGATCCTTCTGAAGAAGAAGCGTCCTATACGATGGGAGCATCCAAGGCCCGTACCTTTATGCAGGTGATTCTGCCATCGATGCTGCCGGGCATGATTAGCGGAGGCATGCTCGCTTTCTCCAGAGCCCTTGCCGAATTCGGGGCCGTCGTACTCGTGGCGGGAAACATCCCGGGCAGAACGCTGACCGCCTCCGTATTTATTTACGGGGAAATCGAGAGCGATAATCCGACCGGAGCGGCAGCCGTCTCGGTGCTGCTGTTAACACTGTCATTTCTGATCCTCTGGCTGATCAATCTGGTGCAGATGCGGGGGAGAAGAAGATGA
- a CDS encoding sulfate ABC transporter permease subunit: MRRLLIGLTFLVFIILLIIPLGRIIIGAFEDGFGGLLDGLLRPEALHALMMTGLVVLVVTLLNTLFGIMMAIYLVRAGWLSDRIKGLLNSIVDLPYAVSPVIGGLMIVLLLGPNSIMGGFFEGIGFNVVYAFPGMVIATLFVTFPLMVREVMPVLQELGSQQEEAASTLGAYSWRTFWSVTWPSIRWAVIYGLVLTVARSLGEFGAVLVVSGNIMNKTQTATTLVYQDVENFNVSAANGVALVLVTFSALLLLIMEWAKKRKEVH, translated from the coding sequence ATGAGAAGACTGTTGATCGGACTTACCTTTCTGGTATTCATTATTTTGCTGATTATTCCGCTTGGACGGATTATCATCGGTGCATTCGAAGATGGTTTCGGAGGATTGCTGGATGGGCTGCTGCGGCCTGAAGCGCTGCATGCGCTAATGATGACAGGGCTGGTCGTGCTCGTTGTCACGCTGCTGAACACGTTGTTCGGCATCATGATGGCGATCTATCTGGTTCGTGCAGGATGGCTCAGCGATCGGATCAAAGGTTTGCTGAACAGCATCGTGGACCTGCCATATGCCGTATCGCCTGTCATCGGCGGATTGATGATTGTATTGCTGCTCGGACCGAACAGCATCATGGGCGGTTTTTTTGAGGGGATCGGTTTCAACGTGGTCTACGCTTTCCCCGGAATGGTCATTGCGACGCTGTTCGTCACGTTTCCGCTCATGGTCCGCGAGGTGATGCCTGTGCTGCAGGAATTGGGTTCTCAACAGGAAGAGGCTGCATCTACCCTGGGGGCATACAGCTGGCGAACCTTCTGGAGCGTGACCTGGCCTTCGATCCGCTGGGCCGTCATTTATGGGCTGGTGTTGACCGTGGCCCGTTCTCTCGGCGAGTTCGGGGCCGTGCTTGTCGTATCCGGCAATATCATGAACAAAACGCAAACCGCAACAACGCTTGTCTATCAGGACGTCGAAAACTTCAACGTTTCGGCCGCCAACGGGGTGGCATTGGTTCTCGTAACGTTTTCCGCATTACTACTGCTCATCATGGAATGGGCCAAGAAGCGAAAGGAAGTGCATTGA
- the cysA gene encoding sulfate ABC transporter ATP-binding protein, with amino-acid sequence MHVEVRNLNKHFGQFHAVKDVSFDIAKGHLIGLLGPSGGGKTSILRMLAGLESPDSGEIRFHGNVVNHLPPQERGIGFVFQNYALFKHMTVFDNIAFGLKVKKTPKAQIRDRVMELVELTGLKGFEQRYPHQLSGGQRQRVAFARALAPEPQLLLLDEPFAAIDAKIRQELRSWLRELIERVGITSIFVTHDQDEAIEVADEIMIISQGRVEQKGTPWEIYKNPQTPFVATFIGESTVVENAAELKGFERAAQGEATRALIRPEYIEIGLENEFTMLSATEKGTVKHLHFRGSEWMVEVEVRGHKLITYRSLEKTTLEIGQEIRVLVHRAYLFNDSDSWVVENALKEDPMPVMI; translated from the coding sequence ATGCATGTTGAGGTTCGGAATCTGAACAAACATTTCGGTCAGTTTCATGCGGTCAAGGATGTTTCGTTCGATATTGCCAAAGGTCACTTGATCGGCCTGCTCGGTCCGAGCGGCGGAGGCAAAACGTCGATTTTGCGCATGCTGGCCGGCCTCGAAAGCCCGGACTCCGGAGAGATCCGTTTTCACGGAAACGTGGTGAATCATTTGCCTCCACAGGAGCGCGGCATCGGATTCGTATTCCAGAATTACGCGTTATTCAAGCATATGACCGTATTCGATAACATCGCTTTCGGGCTCAAGGTCAAAAAGACGCCCAAAGCGCAAATTCGAGATCGGGTCATGGAGCTGGTCGAGCTGACCGGACTCAAAGGGTTCGAGCAGCGTTATCCGCACCAGTTGTCCGGCGGACAACGCCAGCGCGTGGCGTTTGCGAGAGCGTTGGCGCCGGAGCCGCAGCTGCTTCTGCTGGATGAGCCGTTCGCCGCCATCGATGCCAAGATCCGCCAGGAGCTGCGCTCTTGGCTGAGAGAGCTGATCGAGCGCGTAGGCATTACGTCCATCTTTGTTACCCATGACCAGGATGAGGCCATTGAGGTGGCGGACGAGATCATGATCATCAGTCAGGGACGGGTCGAGCAGAAGGGCACGCCGTGGGAGATTTACAAAAACCCGCAGACCCCTTTTGTGGCTACGTTTATCGGCGAATCGACCGTGGTGGAGAATGCTGCCGAGCTTAAAGGTTTTGAACGAGCGGCGCAAGGAGAAGCTACCCGGGCACTGATTCGTCCGGAATATATCGAGATCGGTCTCGAGAACGAATTCACGATGCTGTCGGCAACGGAAAAAGGTACCGTAAAGCATCTTCATTTCCGTGGCAGCGAATGGATGGTTGAAGTGGAAGTGCGAGGCCACAAGCTCATTACGTACCGCTCGTTGGAGAAAACAACGCTGGAGATCGGGCAGGAGATCCGGGTGCTGGTGCATCGGGCCTATCTGTTCAACGATTCGGACAGCTGGGTTGTGGAAAATGCGCTCAAGGAAGATCCGATGCCGGTCATGATTTAG
- a CDS encoding sulfate ABC transporter substrate-binding protein, whose product MQTRKKSIALVYAALLLLLVCALAGCSNRQETGEAADGSSAEAKSDTLVIGAYSVVKDAMAELLPKFQEEWKAKTGKTVHFQESYEASGTQARAIVGGFEADVALLAMEGDVDKLVKADLVQPEWKQSPYNGMITRSIVVLGTREGNPLGIQDFEDLTKPGVKVLYPNPKTSGGAQWDINAIYGAGLKQSEEQEGKKDPAAAKAFLEKVHRNVESLDKSGRSSMAAFEYGVGDVIVTYENELLARIAKGVKYDIVVPKDTILIENPAVVVDKYADKNGKRELAEAFVAYLRTPEAQRIFAKHGFRAVDPDVFAETASEFPVPEGLFDIDYLGGWDEVRNTLYSKRGVWYQVLAGL is encoded by the coding sequence ATGCAGACCAGGAAAAAAAGCATCGCTCTGGTATATGCCGCATTGTTATTGTTGTTGGTCTGCGCGCTGGCAGGTTGCAGCAACCGGCAGGAAACAGGCGAAGCAGCGGATGGCTCCTCCGCAGAAGCGAAATCGGATACGCTGGTCATTGGGGCATACAGCGTCGTCAAAGATGCCATGGCGGAATTGCTGCCGAAGTTTCAGGAGGAATGGAAGGCCAAGACGGGCAAAACCGTTCATTTCCAGGAATCCTACGAGGCTTCGGGCACACAGGCGAGAGCCATCGTGGGCGGATTCGAGGCGGATGTTGCGCTTTTGGCCATGGAAGGCGATGTTGACAAGCTGGTCAAAGCGGATCTGGTGCAGCCTGAATGGAAGCAGTCACCTTACAACGGCATGATCACGCGTTCCATCGTGGTGTTGGGCACGCGCGAAGGAAATCCGCTCGGCATTCAGGACTTTGAAGATTTGACGAAACCCGGCGTCAAGGTGCTGTATCCTAACCCCAAAACGTCAGGCGGAGCCCAGTGGGACATCAATGCCATTTACGGCGCTGGATTGAAACAGTCGGAGGAGCAGGAAGGCAAGAAAGACCCGGCGGCCGCGAAGGCGTTTCTGGAGAAGGTACATCGAAATGTGGAATCGCTGGACAAGAGCGGCCGGTCGTCGATGGCAGCCTTCGAATACGGCGTGGGCGACGTCATCGTAACATACGAGAATGAGCTGCTCGCCCGGATTGCCAAAGGAGTAAAGTATGATATCGTGGTGCCGAAAGATACGATCCTGATCGAAAATCCGGCGGTCGTCGTGGACAAATACGCGGACAAAAACGGAAAACGCGAGTTGGCGGAAGCTTTTGTGGCCTATCTGCGTACACCAGAAGCGCAGCGCATTTTCGCCAAGCACGGTTTTCGTGCGGTCGACCCTGACGTTTTTGCGGAGACGGCATCCGAATTCCCGGTTCCCGAAGGTTTGTTCGACATCGACTACCTTGGCGGATGGGATGAGGTTCGGAATACGCTGTATTCCAAACGCGGCGTATGGTACCAGGTGCTGGCAGGCCTATAG